In Anaerolineales bacterium, the following are encoded in one genomic region:
- the dusB gene encoding tRNA dihydrouridine synthase DusB, with product MSVPGTPSFYIGDLPIHGEAILSPMDGFSDLPFRAMARRLGSAMSYSEFINAIDVMQGHPSVQQKIAYTAAERPMVFQLFDDDPARLLEAALRLRQYDPDIIDVNMGCSAKTVAGRGAGAGLLRQPAKVAQIFSALSRALDIPVTGKMRLGWDDDSLNYLEIARIVQDNGGQLLAVHGRTKKQAYGGEANWEAIAEVKTALRIPVIGNGDVCTVADIARMRRFTGCDAVMIGRGAIGNPWIFAGLDRQQVSPQQVRATMLAHLESMLDFYGAERGLVLFRKHASRYISPFRLSTEQRQLLLTSQTADDFTRLVDEFAGEPVLA from the coding sequence ATGAGCGTTCCCGGCACCCCTTCCTTCTATATAGGCGACCTGCCCATCCATGGCGAGGCGATCCTTTCGCCCATGGACGGCTTCTCCGACCTGCCATTTCGCGCCATGGCCCGCCGCTTGGGCTCGGCGATGAGCTATTCGGAGTTCATCAACGCCATCGATGTCATGCAGGGCCATCCCTCCGTGCAGCAGAAGATCGCCTACACCGCCGCTGAGCGTCCGATGGTCTTCCAGCTTTTCGACGACGACCCGGCCCGCCTGCTGGAAGCGGCCCTGCGCCTGCGCCAATACGACCCGGACATTATTGACGTCAACATGGGCTGCTCGGCCAAGACCGTCGCCGGCCGCGGCGCCGGCGCCGGACTGCTGCGCCAGCCGGCCAAGGTCGCCCAGATCTTCAGCGCCCTCAGCCGAGCGTTGGATATCCCGGTCACCGGCAAGATGCGCCTGGGCTGGGACGATGACAGCCTCAACTACTTGGAGATCGCCCGCATCGTGCAGGACAACGGCGGCCAGCTGCTGGCCGTGCACGGCCGCACCAAAAAGCAGGCCTACGGCGGCGAGGCCAATTGGGAAGCCATCGCCGAGGTCAAGACCGCGCTGCGCATCCCGGTCATCGGCAACGGCGATGTGTGCACAGTGGCCGACATCGCCCGCATGCGCCGCTTCACCGGCTGCGATGCGGTCATGATCGGCCGCGGCGCCATCGGCAATCCCTGGATCTTCGCCGGGCTGGACCGCCAGCAAGTGTCGCCGCAGCAGGTGCGCGCCACCATGCTGGCCCACCTGGAGAGCATGCTGGACTTTTACGGCGCGGAGCGCGGCCTGGTGCTCTTCCGCAAACACGCCAGCCGCTACATCAGCCCTTTCCGGCTCAGCACAGAACAGCGCCAACTGCTGCTCACCAGCCAAACCGCAGACGATTTCACCCGGCTGGTGGACGAGTTCGCCGGCGAGCCTGTGTTGGCGTAG
- a CDS encoding helix-turn-helix domain-containing protein: MDSLLTHPKGGPADWLTLSEVADWLGVHPSTIRNWADRGHLPSHRTQGGHRRFRRQELDLWAKSQRANASKAEAAQLVQSALGYTRVQISEGALAQQDWYQKLDEAARGEYARSGRKLMQGLNTFLASDDEVGQAEARAMGYDYATLGRRHGLDSVQATRAFLFFRNALQEALLGSYEEAAIRSAEAWADMARRMDAFTNQVLLSLLETYQAFSSARK, encoded by the coding sequence ATGGATTCCCTTTTAACCCACCCCAAAGGCGGCCCGGCAGACTGGCTGACCCTTAGCGAAGTCGCCGACTGGCTGGGCGTACACCCCAGTACCATCCGCAATTGGGCCGACCGCGGCCACCTGCCCAGCCACCGCACCCAGGGCGGCCACCGCCGTTTCCGCCGCCAGGAGCTGGACCTGTGGGCCAAGTCGCAGCGCGCCAACGCCTCCAAGGCCGAAGCCGCCCAGCTGGTGCAGAGCGCCCTGGGCTACACGCGTGTGCAGATCAGCGAAGGCGCCCTGGCCCAGCAGGATTGGTACCAAAAACTGGACGAGGCGGCCCGCGGGGAATACGCCCGCAGCGGCCGCAAGCTGATGCAGGGCCTCAACACCTTCCTGGCCTCAGACGACGAAGTCGGCCAGGCCGAAGCGCGCGCCATGGGCTACGACTACGCCACCTTGGGCCGTCGCCACGGTCTGGACTCAGTGCAGGCCACCCGCGCTTTCCTCTTCTTCCGCAATGCGCTGCAAGAGGCGTTGCTGGGTTCCTACGAGGAAGCCGCCATCCGCTCGGCAGAAGCCTGGGCCGACATGGCCCGCCGCATGGACGCCTTCACCAACCAAGTGCTGCTGTCTCTGCTGGAGACTTACCAAGCCTTTTCCTCTGCCCGTAAATAA
- a CDS encoding enoyl-CoA hydratase/isomerase family protein translates to MSEETILRDVKDGVLTLTLNRPKANAFDSPMVARLQGFLKDAAKDAAVRSVLFKANGKLFSAGQDVTEFGEGEHLSFRQHLQKNYNPLVLQMRQLEKPILAAIQGPTAGASLGIALACDLRIGTPAAKFVVGFGGIGLAPDSAVSLMLPSIIGLGRAAQATFFNEPINAEQALAWGLLNAVVAEEELEQTAWDWAARLAQGPVGAMGYAKRDFNKANLANLEEVLDYEAHTQEIAAQGADHQEGLAAFLEKREPKYMK, encoded by the coding sequence ATGAGCGAAGAGACAATTTTGCGCGATGTCAAAGACGGTGTGTTGACCCTGACGCTGAACCGGCCCAAAGCCAATGCCTTTGACTCGCCCATGGTGGCCAGGCTGCAGGGCTTCCTGAAGGACGCCGCCAAAGATGCGGCGGTGCGCAGCGTGCTATTCAAGGCCAATGGCAAGCTGTTCAGCGCCGGCCAGGATGTGACTGAGTTTGGTGAGGGCGAGCACCTTTCCTTCCGCCAGCACTTGCAGAAGAACTACAACCCGCTGGTGCTGCAAATGCGCCAGCTGGAGAAACCGATCCTGGCGGCCATCCAAGGGCCGACAGCCGGCGCTTCGCTGGGCATTGCCCTGGCCTGCGACCTGCGCATCGGCACGCCGGCCGCCAAGTTCGTGGTCGGCTTTGGCGGCATCGGTCTGGCGCCGGATTCGGCCGTCTCGCTGATGCTGCCCAGCATCATCGGGTTGGGGCGGGCGGCGCAGGCGACCTTCTTTAATGAGCCGATCAACGCCGAACAGGCGCTGGCTTGGGGCCTATTGAACGCCGTGGTGGCGGAAGAAGAGCTGGAGCAGACCGCCTGGGACTGGGCCGCTCGCCTGGCGCAAGGCCCGGTGGGGGCGATGGGTTACGCCAAGCGCGACTTCAACAAGGCCAATCTGGCCAATCTGGAAGAAGTGTTGGATTACGAGGCGCACACTCAGGAGATCGCCGCGCAGGGCGCCGACCACCAGGAAGGCCTGGCCGCCTTCTTGGAGAAGCGCGAACCCAAGTACATGAAATAA
- a CDS encoding EthD family reductase, protein MYKLVILIEPQDHPAEFDSQWPLFLAAAERMPGLRREVTSRVDRALHGAFQAHLIHELHFDSLTAAGQAMGSPEGEHAGQVLQQISGGKVTLLLADHLEDEVAAFLGDAPAAPPTDRA, encoded by the coding sequence ATGTACAAATTGGTCATTCTGATCGAACCGCAAGACCACCCGGCTGAATTCGACAGCCAGTGGCCGCTGTTCCTGGCGGCGGCCGAGCGCATGCCCGGCCTGCGCCGTGAGGTCACCAGCCGCGTCGACCGCGCCCTGCACGGCGCTTTCCAGGCTCACCTGATCCACGAACTTCATTTCGACTCGCTGACCGCCGCCGGCCAGGCAATGGGCTCCCCTGAGGGGGAACACGCTGGCCAGGTCCTACAGCAGATCAGCGGCGGCAAGGTCACCCTGCTGCTGGCTGACCACTTGGAAGATGAAGTGGCTGCTTTCCTGGGAGATGCGCCCGCCGCACCTCCCACTGACCGGGCATGA
- a CDS encoding M23 family metallopeptidase, with protein sequence MKRRKAWRMPTLLVILALLVLVGAAGLYIYRNYFRPIGRWAYFSEIHTSPQIFERYALQPGLRCGDAPFAFPTTGVILGLWDESYRIGHRHSGVDIFSGTQPGVTPIYAAYPGYLTRQPDWKSTVIIRIPSDPLQPGRQIWTYYTHLADQQGQSFISEAFPPDSHEVYVEAGTFLGYMGNYSGDPAAPTGLHLHFSVVKDEEDEFLNELDIRNTYDPSPYFGLVLNHRQNAEEIPVCAGEATFEPWELHHDGP encoded by the coding sequence ATGAAGCGGCGCAAAGCCTGGCGTATGCCGACCCTATTGGTCATTCTTGCGCTGCTTGTCCTGGTTGGTGCGGCCGGCCTTTACATCTATCGCAATTACTTCCGCCCCATCGGCCGTTGGGCGTATTTCTCGGAGATTCACACCAGCCCCCAGATCTTTGAGCGCTATGCCTTGCAGCCCGGCTTGCGCTGTGGGGATGCGCCTTTTGCCTTCCCCACCACGGGCGTCATCCTCGGTCTGTGGGATGAGTCTTATCGCATCGGCCATCGCCATTCGGGCGTGGACATTTTTTCCGGCACTCAGCCGGGAGTCACGCCTATCTACGCCGCCTACCCAGGCTACCTGACCCGTCAGCCGGATTGGAAATCCACCGTCATCATCCGCATCCCCAGCGACCCACTGCAGCCCGGCCGGCAGATCTGGACCTACTACACCCATCTGGCGGACCAGCAGGGCCAGAGCTTTATCTCAGAGGCTTTCCCGCCGGACAGCCATGAGGTTTATGTAGAGGCCGGCACCTTCCTGGGCTACATGGGCAATTATTCCGGCGACCCGGCCGCCCCCACCGGCCTGCATCTGCATTTTTCGGTCGTCAAAGATGAAGAGGACGAGTTCCTCAATGAACTGGATATTCGCAACACCTATGACCCCAGTCCGTATTTTGGCCTGGTCCTGAACCATCGCCAGAACGCCGAGGAGATTCCGGTATGCGCCGGCGAGGCGACTTTTGAACCCTGGGAGCTGCACCATGACGGACCCTAA
- a CDS encoding SDR family NAD(P)-dependent oxidoreductase produces MTDPKRVALIVGASSPAGEAVARGLAAAGLRLALNDLMPGRIESLAKELNAGGAQAIAHAADVSRKLALQTMLQAVLEPWERIDLLVFLPVAQPAGNLLDLDEWDWHRTLDLNLSAAFLCMQSVGRVMRELGGGRMVLAQSLQPGAPPAWQAASGGLGALAAAAGVELGTHRIAVHSCPAEPDQILALCLAETKQP; encoded by the coding sequence ATGACGGACCCTAAACGCGTGGCGCTGATCGTGGGCGCCAGTTCGCCCGCCGGTGAGGCCGTGGCCCGCGGCCTGGCCGCCGCCGGGCTGCGCCTGGCGCTCAACGACCTGATGCCCGGCCGCATCGAAAGCCTGGCTAAGGAGCTGAACGCCGGCGGCGCGCAAGCCATCGCCCACGCCGCCGATGTCTCACGCAAGCTGGCCCTGCAGACCATGCTGCAGGCCGTGCTGGAGCCCTGGGAGCGCATTGACCTGTTGGTCTTCCTGCCTGTCGCCCAGCCGGCCGGGAATCTGCTGGACCTGGATGAGTGGGACTGGCACCGCACTCTGGACCTCAACCTAAGCGCCGCCTTCCTGTGTATGCAGTCAGTCGGGCGCGTGATGCGCGAGCTGGGCGGCGGACGCATGGTGTTAGCGCAAAGCCTGCAGCCTGGGGCGCCGCCCGCCTGGCAGGCCGCCAGCGGCGGGCTGGGGGCCCTGGCCGCCGCGGCTGGCGTAGAATTGGGGACGCACCGTATTGCAGTGCACAGCTGCCCGGCTGAGCCAGACCAGATCTTGGCGCTGTGCCTGGCCGAGACGAAACAACCCTAG
- a CDS encoding enoyl-CoA hydratase/isomerase family protein: MNALNSPLMIELMDQLEKYDADDSVGAFVLTGDARAFAAGADIKEMAESSSVELLLRGHISPFDRIKKISKPVIAAVSGWCLGGGNELAMSCDMIVAGETARFGQPEINLGVIPGAGGTQRLTRAVGKAIAMEMVLNNRTLTAAEALGYGLVNRVVPAERCLDEALELAAQIAARAPLAVRMGKEAVNRAEETHLADGIAEERQAFYFLFASEDQKEGMRAFAEKRKPNWKGR; encoded by the coding sequence ATGAACGCGCTGAACAGCCCCCTGATGATCGAGTTAATGGACCAGCTGGAGAAATATGACGCCGACGATAGCGTAGGCGCCTTCGTGCTGACTGGCGACGCCCGCGCCTTCGCCGCGGGAGCAGATATCAAAGAAATGGCCGAGTCCTCCTCGGTAGAGCTATTGCTGCGCGGCCACATTTCGCCCTTTGACCGCATCAAGAAGATCTCCAAACCGGTCATTGCCGCCGTATCCGGCTGGTGCCTGGGCGGCGGCAATGAGCTGGCCATGTCCTGCGACATGATCGTCGCCGGGGAAACGGCGCGCTTCGGCCAGCCGGAAATCAACCTGGGCGTCATCCCCGGGGCCGGTGGCACCCAGCGCCTGACGCGCGCCGTGGGCAAGGCTATCGCCATGGAGATGGTGCTGAACAACCGCACTTTAACCGCTGCCGAGGCGCTGGGCTACGGTCTGGTCAACCGCGTAGTACCCGCCGAGCGCTGCCTGGACGAGGCGCTGGAGCTGGCCGCCCAGATCGCCGCCCGCGCCCCTCTGGCGGTACGCATGGGCAAAGAAGCCGTCAACCGCGCCGAGGAAACCCACCTGGCCGATGGCATCGCCGAAGAGCGCCAAGCCTTCTATTTCCTCTTCGCCTCAGAGGACCAGAAGGAAGGCATGCGCGCCTTCGCCGAGAAGCGCAAGCCCAACTGGAAGGGGCGATAA
- a CDS encoding oligoendopeptidase F family protein: MTTLKRSNVPVEATWNREATFDSWAEWDTQFEHTKQAIPELKSFNGTLTGSPAVLADWFDAYETVAVSLGELSGFVGWAATVDTSDEQAGRRMGLIGSLEAEFLAATAFAEPQLIAKGEELLSWAEEEPRLRIFRHYFDNLLRLQKNTRSEEVEEVLGMAEDAFDMTYRAFSELTNADLKFQDAVDSAGGVHPVYQSTLNGSLQSTDRQRRRSAWQHYFDGYLGMQKTLGALYLGSVKQMEFQRKVRGFDSVLEMRLAPNNLPTQVFHNLIEVFRDNLPVWHRYWAVKAKLLGLEKMAPYDVWAPILADPPQVPYHQAVEWICASLQPLGKEYVEIMRAGSLEERWVDWAPNIEKRQGAASSRMVGRKPPYIFMSYSDSVFSLSTLAHELGHSMHSHAFALHQPIVYNDYGAISSTVTETASNFHQAMTRAYLRKEKAGDANFQLAMIDEAMSNFHRYFFIMPTLARFELEVYERAKAGKPLSAEIFNGILGELYAEGYGETMDDDTQRTSVTWAQFLHLYIPFYSFQYAVGISAAHAAAEKVLSGDPQAAAGYHRFLQAGGSRYAMDLFALAGVDMSNKAPIEAAFRELETNVAQLEQLAG, from the coding sequence ATGACCACCTTGAAACGTAGCAATGTGCCAGTTGAAGCCACCTGGAACCGCGAAGCCACCTTCGACTCTTGGGCGGAGTGGGACACTCAGTTCGAGCACACTAAGCAGGCCATTCCTGAACTCAAGTCCTTCAACGGCACCTTGACCGGCAGCCCGGCCGTATTGGCCGACTGGTTCGACGCCTACGAGACCGTGGCGGTCAGTCTAGGCGAACTCTCCGGCTTCGTGGGCTGGGCGGCCACAGTGGACACCAGCGATGAACAGGCCGGCCGCCGCATGGGGCTGATCGGCAGCCTCGAAGCGGAATTCCTGGCGGCCACCGCCTTCGCCGAACCGCAGTTGATCGCCAAGGGCGAGGAACTGCTGTCCTGGGCAGAGGAGGAACCGCGGCTCAGGATCTTTCGGCACTACTTTGATAACCTGCTGCGCCTGCAAAAGAACACTCGCTCCGAGGAGGTCGAAGAAGTGCTGGGCATGGCAGAAGATGCCTTCGATATGACCTATCGCGCCTTCAGCGAACTGACTAATGCCGACCTAAAGTTCCAGGATGCGGTCGATTCGGCTGGTGGGGTGCATCCGGTCTATCAGTCCACCCTGAACGGCTCCTTGCAGTCCACAGATCGCCAACGCCGGCGCAGCGCCTGGCAGCACTATTTTGATGGGTACCTGGGTATGCAGAAAACCCTGGGGGCGCTCTATCTGGGCAGCGTTAAGCAGATGGAATTTCAGCGCAAGGTACGCGGCTTTGACAGCGTGCTGGAAATGCGCCTGGCGCCTAATAACCTGCCCACCCAGGTCTTTCACAACCTGATCGAGGTCTTCCGCGATAACCTGCCCGTCTGGCACCGCTACTGGGCCGTGAAAGCCAAGCTGCTGGGCTTGGAAAAGATGGCGCCATACGACGTATGGGCGCCAATCCTGGCTGACCCGCCGCAAGTGCCCTATCACCAGGCCGTCGAATGGATCTGTGCCTCACTGCAGCCACTGGGCAAGGAGTACGTAGAAATCATGCGCGCCGGCAGCCTGGAGGAGCGCTGGGTGGACTGGGCGCCGAACATCGAGAAACGCCAGGGCGCCGCATCCTCCCGCATGGTCGGGCGCAAGCCGCCTTATATTTTCATGAGCTACAGCGACTCAGTCTTCAGCCTCAGCACCCTGGCGCACGAACTGGGCCACTCGATGCACAGTCACGCTTTTGCCCTGCACCAACCCATCGTCTACAACGACTACGGCGCCATCTCCTCCACCGTCACGGAGACGGCCTCAAACTTTCATCAGGCCATGACCCGCGCCTACCTGCGCAAGGAGAAGGCCGGCGACGCCAACTTCCAGCTGGCCATGATCGATGAGGCCATGTCCAACTTCCATCGCTATTTCTTCATCATGCCCACTCTGGCGCGTTTTGAGCTGGAGGTCTATGAACGGGCGAAAGCCGGCAAGCCGCTCAGCGCGGAGATATTCAACGGGATCCTTGGTGAACTCTACGCCGAGGGCTACGGAGAGACGATGGACGACGATACGCAGCGCACCTCGGTGACTTGGGCGCAGTTCCTGCACTTGTACATCCCGTTCTATAGCTTCCAATACGCCGTGGGCATCAGCGCCGCCCACGCTGCAGCAGAGAAGGTGCTCAGCGGCGACCCACAAGCCGCGGCGGGCTACCACCGCTTCCTGCAGGCCGGCGGCTCGCGCTACGCCATGGACCTCTTCGCCCTGGCCGGCGTGGATATGAGCAACAAGGCGCCCATCGAGGCCGCCTTCCGCGAACTGGAAACCAACGTAGCCCAGTTGGAACAGCTGGCCGGCTAA
- a CDS encoding DMT family transporter: MSSHSSSENRAVWQALLVTVLWSSSWVLIKFGLGNIPPLTFAGLRYTLAFALLLPVLLRGGRLAELRALSRRDLLFLFVLGLVYYTATQGLQFVGLSLLPANTLSLMLTLSSLTIALAGLWLLGERMRGLQWLGVLVSIAGALVYFGNIEGLAGLGLLVGVLAVLFNTAGAILTRSINRTAHISPLLVTVVSMGVGSLCLLLTGLLTETWAALRWQDVLIIFWLAAVNTAFAFTLWNHSQRILSAAQASVINNTMLIQIAILAWVFLGERPSTWQMLGMAVAAVGAVMVQLRPRA, translated from the coding sequence ATGTCTTCACATTCCTCTTCGGAAAATCGAGCGGTGTGGCAGGCTTTGCTGGTCACCGTCTTATGGTCATCCTCCTGGGTGCTGATCAAATTCGGCCTGGGCAACATCCCTCCCCTGACCTTTGCCGGGCTGCGCTACACACTGGCTTTCGCCTTGTTGCTGCCTGTTTTGCTGCGCGGCGGCCGCCTGGCCGAACTGCGTGCTTTGTCCCGGCGCGACCTGCTCTTTTTGTTCGTATTGGGGCTGGTCTACTATACGGCGACCCAAGGGTTGCAGTTCGTGGGGCTCTCACTGCTGCCAGCCAACACGCTCAGCCTGATGTTGACCCTGAGCAGCCTGACCATCGCCCTGGCCGGCCTGTGGCTTCTGGGCGAGCGCATGCGCGGCTTGCAATGGCTCGGCGTGCTGGTCTCCATTGCCGGGGCGCTGGTCTATTTTGGCAACATTGAGGGGCTGGCTGGACTGGGCTTGTTGGTAGGTGTTCTGGCGGTGCTGTTCAACACGGCAGGCGCCATCCTGACCCGCAGCATTAACCGCACAGCGCACATCTCTCCGCTGCTGGTGACCGTGGTCAGCATGGGCGTGGGCTCGCTGTGCCTGCTGCTGACCGGCCTGTTAACCGAGACTTGGGCGGCGCTGCGCTGGCAGGATGTGCTGATCATCTTTTGGCTGGCGGCGGTCAACACAGCTTTCGCCTTCACGCTGTGGAACCACAGCCAGCGCATCCTTTCGGCAGCGCAAGCCAGCGTAATCAACAACACCATGCTGATCCAGATTGCTATTCTGGCTTGGGTCTTCCTTGGGGAGCGGCCCAGCACCTGGCAGATGCTGGGTATGGCGGTGGCGGCGGTAGGCGCCGTGATGGTGCAGCTGCGCCCGCGGGCCTAA
- a CDS encoding metal-dependent hydrolase, giving the protein MSLSLTWIGHATVAMNIGGYTVMVDPFLEENPATEETVESVHADYILVSHGHNDHIADAVALAKKNNAPIITTLEVARWLDGQGVQTHGLNLGGQLEMPFGKVKLTVAMHGSQMPDGSYGGCAVGFLLTSPRGRKIYIACDTALFGDMSLIGEEGLDLAVLPIGDYFTMGPDDALRAVKLLQPKQVMPYHYGTWDTIQQDPDAWAKRVSSETEATVHVLTPGDTLSLVE; this is encoded by the coding sequence ATGTCCCTTTCTCTTACCTGGATAGGCCATGCTACCGTAGCCATGAACATAGGCGGCTACACGGTGATGGTGGATCCTTTCTTAGAAGAAAACCCTGCCACAGAGGAAACTGTGGAGAGCGTGCATGCCGACTACATCCTGGTCAGTCATGGGCACAATGATCACATTGCTGACGCGGTGGCCTTGGCCAAGAAGAACAACGCTCCCATCATCACCACCCTGGAAGTGGCCCGCTGGCTTGACGGCCAGGGCGTGCAGACCCACGGCCTAAACCTGGGCGGCCAGCTGGAAATGCCCTTTGGCAAGGTCAAGCTGACCGTGGCGATGCACGGCTCGCAGATGCCGGACGGCAGCTACGGCGGTTGTGCCGTGGGCTTCCTACTCACTTCTCCGCGCGGGCGCAAGATCTACATTGCTTGCGATACCGCCTTGTTTGGCGACATGAGCCTAATCGGCGAAGAAGGCCTGGACCTGGCCGTGCTGCCCATCGGTGACTATTTCACCATGGGGCCGGACGATGCCTTGCGCGCCGTGAAGCTCTTGCAGCCCAAGCAGGTCATGCCCTACCACTACGGCACCTGGGATACCATCCAACAGGACCCCGATGCCTGGGCCAAGCGCGTCTCCAGCGAGACGGAAGCCACCGTGCACGTGCTGACCCCAGGAGACACCCTCAGCCTCGTGGAATAG
- a CDS encoding molybdopterin-dependent oxidoreductase has translation MFENFRNRREEEERIRQEGRLPPGQALTQKFPVLHYGPVPSFNPETWDLRVFGEVEEERRWNWDEVQKLPRRSITMDIHCVTRWSKFDTVWEGIALKDLVDQGFIRPKPGVKHLLQHAEYGFTVNVPLDVAYADNFLLADTFDGQPLTPDHGYPLRAVVGYLPGREDLETPYFWKGAKWLRGLEFLSEDKLGFWEQAGYHNQADVWKEQRFARGW, from the coding sequence ATGTTTGAGAACTTCCGCAATCGCCGCGAAGAAGAAGAGCGCATCCGACAGGAAGGCCGCCTTCCTCCCGGGCAGGCCCTGACCCAAAAGTTCCCCGTGTTGCATTATGGGCCGGTGCCCAGTTTCAACCCGGAGACTTGGGACCTGCGCGTCTTTGGCGAAGTGGAAGAAGAGCGCCGCTGGAATTGGGACGAAGTCCAGAAATTGCCGCGGCGCAGCATCACCATGGACATCCACTGCGTGACGCGCTGGAGCAAGTTCGACACAGTCTGGGAGGGCATCGCCCTCAAAGACTTGGTGGACCAAGGCTTCATCCGCCCCAAGCCAGGCGTCAAACACCTGCTGCAGCATGCCGAATACGGTTTCACCGTGAATGTGCCGCTGGACGTGGCCTATGCGGACAACTTCCTGCTGGCGGATACCTTCGATGGACAGCCGCTCACCCCGGACCACGGCTACCCACTGCGCGCTGTGGTCGGTTACCTGCCCGGCCGTGAAGACCTGGAAACACCGTATTTTTGGAAAGGTGCCAAATGGCTGCGCGGCCTGGAATTCCTTTCCGAGGACAAACTGGGCTTTTGGGAGCAGGCTGGGTATCACAACCAGGCCGATGTGTGGAAAGAGCAGCGCTTCGCCCGCGGCTGGTAG
- the gatC gene encoding Asp-tRNA(Asn)/Glu-tRNA(Gln) amidotransferase subunit GatC: MSLTPEDVDHIALLARLHLSDEEKERYRRQLSDILKHVDKLQELDTANVQPMSSVAVPQSPLRPDKPGPGMPRADLLRNAPDTAENQFRVPPVLDGGP, translated from the coding sequence ATGTCGCTCACCCCGGAAGATGTAGACCATATTGCTCTGCTGGCTCGCTTGCACCTCAGCGATGAGGAAAAAGAGCGTTATCGCCGGCAGCTTTCCGATATTCTCAAACACGTCGATAAGCTCCAGGAGCTGGATACGGCCAACGTGCAGCCGATGAGCAGCGTGGCCGTGCCGCAAAGCCCCCTGCGCCCGGATAAACCCGGCCCCGGCATGCCCCGCGCCGATCTGCTGCGCAATGCCCCGGACACGGCCGAAAATCAATTCCGCGTGCCTCCGGTGTTGGACGGCGGGCCGTGA